One genomic segment of Nonomuraea coxensis DSM 45129 includes these proteins:
- the ettA gene encoding energy-dependent translational throttle protein EttA gives MPEYIYTLQRVRKAHGDKVVLDDVTLSFLPGAKIGVLGPNGTGKSTLLRMMAGLEQPSNGDARLMPGFTVGMLQQEPPLNEEKTVLGNVQEGVAETMAMLQRFNEIAEQMATDYSDELMDEMGKLQDQLEHRNAWDLDSQLEQAMDALRCPPPDADVTTLSGGERRRVALCKLLLEAPDLLLLDEPTNHLDAESVQWLEQHLEKYPGTVLAVTHDRYFLDNVAGWILELDRGRAFAYEGNYSTYLEAKAQRLKVEGQKDVKRKKRLEDELEWVRSNPKARQTKSKARLQRYEEMAAEADKYRKLDFDEIQIPPGPRLGTTVIRAEGLTKGFDDRLLMEGLTFDLPRNGIVGIIGPNGVGKTTLFRMITGSETPDKGSIIVGDTVKISYADQSRGGIDPAKNVWEVVSDGLDHIKVGNVEMPSRAYIAAFGFKGPDQQKKAGVLSGGERNRLNLALTLKQGGNVLLLDEPTNDLDTETLSSLENALLDFPGCAVITSHDRWFLDRIATHILAWEEGSNWFWFEGNFADYEKNKIERLGADAARPHRVTYRKLHRD, from the coding sequence ATGCCGGAGTACATCTACACGCTGCAGCGCGTGCGTAAGGCGCACGGCGACAAGGTGGTCCTTGACGACGTCACGCTGTCCTTCCTGCCCGGAGCCAAGATCGGTGTTCTGGGGCCGAACGGCACCGGGAAGTCCACGCTGCTCCGGATGATGGCCGGCCTGGAGCAGCCGTCCAACGGTGACGCGCGGCTCATGCCCGGGTTCACGGTGGGGATGCTCCAGCAGGAGCCCCCGCTCAACGAGGAGAAGACGGTCCTCGGCAACGTGCAGGAGGGTGTCGCCGAGACGATGGCGATGCTCCAGCGCTTCAACGAGATCGCCGAGCAGATGGCCACCGACTACAGCGACGAGCTGATGGACGAGATGGGCAAGCTGCAGGACCAGTTGGAGCACCGCAACGCCTGGGATCTCGACAGCCAGCTGGAGCAGGCGATGGACGCCCTGCGCTGCCCGCCGCCCGACGCCGACGTGACCACGCTGTCCGGTGGTGAGCGCCGCCGGGTCGCGCTGTGCAAGCTGCTGCTGGAGGCCCCCGACCTGCTGCTGCTCGACGAGCCCACCAACCACCTCGACGCCGAGAGCGTGCAGTGGCTGGAGCAGCACCTGGAGAAGTATCCGGGGACGGTCCTGGCCGTCACCCACGACCGCTACTTCCTGGACAACGTGGCGGGCTGGATCCTGGAGCTCGACCGGGGCCGGGCGTTCGCCTACGAGGGCAACTACTCGACGTACCTGGAGGCGAAGGCGCAGCGGCTCAAGGTCGAGGGGCAGAAGGACGTCAAGCGCAAGAAGCGCCTGGAGGACGAGCTGGAGTGGGTCCGCTCCAACCCGAAGGCGCGCCAGACGAAGAGCAAGGCCCGTCTCCAGCGGTACGAGGAGATGGCGGCCGAGGCTGACAAATACCGCAAGCTGGACTTCGACGAGATCCAGATCCCGCCGGGCCCGCGCCTCGGCACCACGGTCATCAGGGCCGAAGGGCTCACCAAGGGCTTCGACGACCGGCTGCTGATGGAGGGGCTGACGTTCGACCTGCCGCGCAACGGCATCGTCGGCATCATCGGTCCCAACGGCGTCGGCAAGACCACGCTGTTCCGGATGATCACCGGCAGCGAGACGCCCGACAAGGGGTCGATCATCGTCGGCGACACGGTCAAGATCTCCTACGCCGACCAGAGCCGCGGCGGCATCGACCCGGCCAAGAACGTCTGGGAGGTCGTCTCCGACGGGCTCGACCACATCAAGGTCGGCAACGTGGAGATGCCGTCGCGGGCGTACATCGCGGCGTTCGGGTTCAAGGGCCCCGACCAGCAGAAGAAGGCCGGGGTGCTGTCGGGTGGCGAGCGCAACCGGCTCAACCTGGCGCTCACCCTCAAGCAGGGCGGCAACGTGCTGCTGCTGGACGAGCCGACCAACGACCTCGACACCGAGACGCTGTCGTCGCTGGAGAACGCGCTGCTCGACTTCCCGGGCTGCGCGGTCATCACCTCGCACGACCGGTGGTTCCTCGACCGCATCGCCACGCACATCCTGGCGTGGGAGGAAGGGTCGAACTGGTTCTGGTTCGAGGGCAACTTCGCCGACTACGAGAAGAACAAGATCGAGCGGCTGGGTGCGGACGCGGCGCGTCCGCACCGGGTGACGTACCGCAAGCTGCACCGCGACTAG
- a CDS encoding Zn-ribbon domain-containing OB-fold protein: MKPAPRPTPETQPFWDGTAAGELRIQRCQTCARHYFYPRPSCPRCGSDQVEWVRASGRATLYSYVINHRPAPGFEDDGPYAIAVVELEEGVRMMTNIVGVENVPEKLPLDMELRVVFERRGDVAVPLFEPAATDVGGAR, translated from the coding sequence ATGAAGCCGGCACCTAGGCCCACACCCGAGACCCAGCCGTTCTGGGACGGTACGGCCGCGGGAGAGCTCAGGATCCAGCGCTGCCAGACGTGCGCGCGCCACTACTTCTATCCGCGGCCGAGCTGCCCCCGTTGCGGCAGCGACCAGGTCGAATGGGTCCGGGCCAGTGGCCGCGCGACCCTCTACTCGTACGTGATCAACCACCGCCCCGCCCCCGGCTTCGAGGACGACGGCCCGTACGCCATCGCGGTCGTCGAGCTGGAGGAGGGCGTCCGCATGATGACCAACATCGTGGGCGTCGAGAACGTCCCCGAGAAGCTGCCGCTGGACATGGAGCTGCGGGTGGTGTTCGAGCGGCGCGGCGACGTGGCCGTGCCCCTCTTCGAGCCCGCCGCCACGGACGTGGGAGGCGCCCGATGA
- a CDS encoding MaoC family dehydratase — MPLDHGVVGQEGPAHERTWTARDTMLYALGVGAGLSELEFATEKGQRVLPTFAVLAAQSPGRRLGDFDRAMLVHAEQAFELFRELPPAGGVRTSSTVTGIYDKGSGALVTSEARAVDLETGEPVIVSRSSVFIRGEGGFGGERGPRDDWRAPDRAPDHKVTYATRPEQALVYRLSGDYNPLHSDPEFAARAGFDQPILHGLCTYGVTGRALLHAVAGSDPARFRAMSGRFSSPVFPGEALTVSIWADGGDVLFRTAKDDGTVVIDRGRATVT; from the coding sequence ATGCCGCTCGACCACGGCGTGGTCGGCCAGGAGGGGCCGGCGCACGAGCGCACCTGGACGGCCAGGGACACCATGCTGTACGCGCTCGGCGTCGGCGCGGGCCTCTCGGAGCTGGAGTTCGCGACCGAGAAGGGCCAGCGGGTGCTGCCGACGTTCGCGGTGCTGGCGGCGCAGTCGCCGGGGCGGCGGCTCGGCGACTTCGACCGGGCCATGCTGGTCCACGCCGAGCAGGCGTTCGAGCTGTTCCGCGAGCTGCCGCCGGCCGGCGGGGTGCGCACCTCCAGCACGGTCACCGGCATCTACGACAAGGGCTCGGGCGCGCTGGTGACCTCGGAGGCGCGGGCGGTGGACCTGGAGACCGGCGAGCCGGTCATCGTCAGCCGCAGCTCGGTGTTCATCCGGGGCGAGGGCGGCTTCGGCGGCGAGCGCGGGCCGCGCGACGACTGGCGGGCGCCCGACCGGGCCCCCGACCACAAGGTCACCTACGCGACGCGGCCCGAGCAGGCGCTGGTCTACCGGCTGTCGGGCGACTACAACCCGCTGCACAGCGATCCGGAGTTCGCCGCGCGGGCGGGCTTCGACCAGCCGATCCTGCACGGGCTGTGCACGTACGGGGTGACCGGGCGGGCGCTGCTGCACGCGGTCGCGGGCTCGGACCCGGCCAGGTTCAGGGCGATGTCGGGCCGGTTCAGCAGCCCGGTCTTCCCCGGTGAGGCGCTGACGGTGTCGATCTGGGCGGACGGGGGCGACGTGCTGTTCCGTACGGCGAAGGACGACGGCACGGTGGTCATCGACCGCGGCCGGGCCACCGTCACCTGA
- a CDS encoding acyl-CoA dehydrogenase family protein yields the protein MDFSLTPEERQIRDTVRSFIEREIMPLEPEVLRNEREGRPGLDRDTLRDLRAKARKSGFWGINTPEEYGGAALGPVMSAIIAMEMGRTFVPFTFGGTADNILYAGTEEQKRRYLIPTIEGERRSCFAITEPGAGSDARNIRTRAVRDGNEWIINGEKTFITNGSEADFVMVFAVAEEHGVTCFLVDREMGWTSEPIPTMGEWGPAALVFQDVRVPEENILGELGKGFELAMQWIGQGRYMIPARAIGSAERMLQMAVDYAKIRKSMGQAIAEYQAIQWMIADSQVEIEAAKWLTLYAAWRVQEGMDARHASSIAKLNGAVMANQVVDRVLQIHGGMGYTKELPIERWYRELRLLRIFEGTDEIQRRTIARNLIKGHARLGLIGE from the coding sequence GTGGACTTCTCGCTCACCCCCGAGGAACGGCAGATCCGCGACACCGTACGGTCCTTCATCGAGAGAGAGATCATGCCGCTGGAGCCCGAGGTCCTGCGCAACGAGCGCGAGGGCCGGCCGGGGCTCGACCGCGACACGCTGCGCGACCTGCGCGCCAAGGCCAGGAAGTCCGGGTTCTGGGGCATCAACACCCCCGAGGAGTACGGCGGCGCCGCCCTCGGCCCCGTCATGTCCGCGATCATCGCCATGGAGATGGGCCGCACGTTCGTGCCGTTCACCTTCGGCGGCACCGCCGACAACATCCTCTACGCCGGCACCGAGGAGCAGAAGCGCCGCTACCTCATCCCCACCATCGAGGGCGAGCGCCGCTCCTGCTTCGCGATCACCGAGCCCGGCGCGGGCTCCGACGCCCGCAACATCCGCACCAGGGCCGTACGCGACGGCAACGAGTGGATCATCAACGGCGAGAAGACCTTCATCACCAACGGCAGCGAGGCCGACTTCGTCATGGTGTTCGCCGTGGCCGAGGAGCACGGCGTCACCTGCTTCCTGGTGGACAGGGAGATGGGCTGGACGTCCGAACCGATCCCGACCATGGGCGAGTGGGGCCCGGCGGCGCTGGTGTTCCAGGACGTCCGCGTCCCCGAGGAGAACATCCTCGGCGAGCTGGGCAAGGGCTTCGAGCTGGCCATGCAGTGGATCGGCCAGGGCCGCTACATGATCCCCGCCCGCGCGATCGGCTCGGCCGAGCGCATGCTCCAGATGGCCGTCGACTACGCCAAGATCCGCAAGTCGATGGGGCAGGCCATCGCGGAGTACCAGGCCATCCAGTGGATGATCGCCGACTCCCAGGTGGAGATCGAGGCCGCCAAATGGCTCACGCTGTACGCGGCCTGGCGGGTCCAGGAGGGCATGGACGCCCGGCACGCCTCCTCCATCGCCAAGCTCAACGGCGCGGTCATGGCCAACCAGGTCGTCGATCGGGTGCTCCAGATCCACGGGGGTATGGGCTACACGAAGGAACTGCCGATCGAGCGGTGGTACCGCGAGCTGCGGCTGCTGCGCATCTTCGAGGGCACCGACGAGATCCAGCGGCGGACCATCGCCCGCAACCTGATCAAGGGGCACGCGCGACTGGGTCTCATCGGGGAGTGA
- a CDS encoding TetR/AcrR family transcriptional regulator, translated as MARKSSWEWSRTAQTRKSMLQAAREVFSEHGFAEANVSEVVARAGSSVGSLYHHFGGKTELFLALYEDHQAAHEQASAASVSKAKKEGVSDPVELLIAGARAYLAGAWERRDLVRLFIDGDGPPGFELIRRTRGREWVRQNAVLLGAGGDPLDRFTVAVLTSIIGEAAREVATSDTEEEAQEVIEAAMTLIRRLDPLRVLDES; from the coding sequence ATGGCACGCAAGTCGTCATGGGAGTGGAGCCGCACCGCGCAGACCCGCAAGAGCATGCTGCAGGCGGCCCGCGAGGTCTTCAGCGAGCACGGCTTCGCCGAGGCCAACGTCTCCGAGGTGGTGGCCCGCGCCGGGTCCAGCGTCGGCAGCCTCTACCACCACTTCGGCGGCAAGACCGAGCTGTTCCTCGCCCTCTACGAGGACCACCAGGCGGCGCACGAGCAGGCCTCGGCCGCCAGCGTGTCCAAGGCCAAGAAGGAGGGCGTGAGCGACCCGGTCGAGCTGCTGATCGCCGGGGCGCGCGCCTACCTCGCCGGGGCGTGGGAGCGCCGCGACCTGGTCCGGCTGTTCATCGACGGCGACGGGCCGCCCGGCTTCGAGCTGATCCGGCGCACCAGGGGCCGCGAGTGGGTCCGCCAGAACGCCGTGCTCCTCGGCGCCGGCGGCGACCCGCTCGACCGGTTCACCGTGGCCGTGCTGACCAGCATCATCGGCGAGGCCGCGCGCGAGGTGGCCACGTCCGACACCGAGGAGGAGGCCCAGGAGGTGATCGAGGCGGCGATGACGCTGATCCGCCGCCTCGACCCCCTGCGGGTCCTCGACGAGAGCTGA
- a CDS encoding SDR family oxidoreductase: MSGIVDGRVVIVTGGARGIGRGHALEFARQGAKVVVNDLGAEVDGTGSSGAAADVVAEIEAMGGEAIVNGEDVSDFDGAERLVRAAIERFGDLHVLVNNAGILRDRMLVNMTADEWDAVIRVHLRGTFAPLRHAAAYWRGKAKAGEPVDARIINTTSSSGIYGNPGQGNYGAAKAGIAGLTVIAARELERYGVTVNAVAPAALTRMTENLIPAGAKGADPDDIAPLVVWLAGAEARGITGRVFNVRGGAISVAEGWHAGPGVDKGSRWDPAELGAVIPSLVEKAAPNALTNGRIPGRED, translated from the coding sequence CCGCGTGGTCATCGTCACGGGCGGGGCACGGGGCATCGGGCGCGGGCACGCGCTGGAGTTCGCCCGGCAGGGCGCCAAGGTGGTGGTCAACGACCTGGGCGCGGAGGTGGACGGCACCGGCTCGTCCGGGGCCGCGGCGGACGTGGTGGCCGAGATCGAGGCCATGGGCGGCGAGGCGATCGTCAACGGCGAGGACGTCTCCGACTTCGACGGCGCCGAACGCCTGGTGCGCGCCGCGATCGAGCGTTTCGGCGACCTGCACGTGCTGGTCAACAACGCGGGCATCCTGCGCGACCGGATGCTGGTCAACATGACCGCCGACGAGTGGGACGCCGTCATCAGGGTGCACCTGCGGGGAACGTTCGCGCCGCTGCGCCATGCCGCCGCCTACTGGCGGGGCAAGGCGAAGGCGGGCGAACCGGTGGATGCCCGGATCATCAACACGACCTCGTCCTCCGGGATCTACGGTAACCCGGGACAGGGCAACTACGGCGCGGCCAAGGCGGGCATCGCGGGCCTGACCGTCATCGCGGCGCGGGAGCTGGAGCGCTACGGCGTCACCGTCAACGCCGTCGCCCCCGCCGCCCTCACCCGCATGACCGAGAACCTCATCCCGGCCGGGGCCAAGGGCGCCGACCCCGACGACATCGCGCCGCTGGTGGTCTGGCTGGCCGGCGCCGAGGCGCGCGGCATCACCGGCCGGGTGTTCAACGTGCGCGGCGGCGCGATCAGCGTGGCCGAGGGCTGGCACGCGGGGCCCGGCGTCGACAAGGGCTCCCGCTGGGACCCGGCCGAGCTGGGCGCGGTCATCCCCTCCCTGGTCGAGAAGGCCGCGCCCAACGCCCTCACCAACGGCCGCATCCCGGGACGGGAGGACTGA
- a CDS encoding thiolase C-terminal domain-containing protein has product MNVVIAGAAETDEVGRLPHHSTFQLHLEAARNALADAGLTKDDIDGVATVGTPGPIQVAHALGITPAWLDGTGVGGSSFLFHVRHAAAAIRAGLCHTVLITHGESGRSRVGPGRYGMGPDSLLGQFEVPYGVVGPPTSFTITALRYMKETGLTHEQLAEVAVAQRRWSHLNPRAMFRDLITVEDVLASRMVAYPFHLLECCLVTDGGGALVVTSAERARRSPVHLLGSGESAESPIISQMEDFTTSKAFRLSGEAAFAEAKITHEDVDHLMVYDAFAHVPIYGLEDLGFVGRGEAGAFIAEGHTSPGGRLPMNTNGGGLSYTHTGMYGMFAIQEAVRQLRGEAAAQVPGVEVSVVLGNGGMFASAATLVLANRLP; this is encoded by the coding sequence ATGAACGTCGTGATCGCCGGCGCCGCGGAGACCGACGAGGTCGGCCGCCTCCCGCACCACTCGACCTTCCAGCTCCACCTGGAGGCCGCCCGCAACGCGCTCGCCGACGCGGGGCTGACCAAGGACGACATCGACGGCGTCGCCACGGTCGGCACGCCCGGCCCGATCCAGGTGGCCCACGCCCTCGGCATCACCCCCGCCTGGCTGGACGGCACGGGAGTGGGCGGCTCGTCGTTCCTGTTCCACGTCCGGCACGCGGCGGCGGCCATCCGCGCCGGGCTGTGCCACACCGTGCTCATCACGCACGGCGAGTCGGGCCGCTCGCGCGTCGGGCCCGGCCGGTACGGCATGGGGCCGGACTCGCTGCTCGGCCAGTTCGAGGTGCCGTACGGCGTGGTCGGGCCGCCCACGTCGTTCACGATCACCGCGCTGCGCTACATGAAGGAGACCGGCCTCACCCACGAGCAGCTCGCCGAGGTGGCGGTGGCGCAGCGGCGCTGGTCGCACCTCAACCCGCGGGCGATGTTCCGCGACCTCATCACGGTGGAGGACGTGCTCGCCTCGCGCATGGTCGCCTACCCGTTCCACCTGCTGGAGTGCTGCCTGGTCACGGACGGCGGCGGCGCCCTGGTCGTCACCTCGGCCGAACGGGCCCGCCGCTCCCCGGTCCACCTGCTGGGCTCGGGCGAGTCCGCGGAGTCGCCGATCATCTCGCAGATGGAGGACTTCACCACCTCCAAGGCGTTCCGGCTGTCGGGGGAGGCCGCGTTCGCCGAGGCCAAGATCACCCACGAGGACGTGGACCACCTCATGGTGTACGACGCCTTCGCCCACGTGCCGATCTACGGTCTGGAGGATCTCGGGTTCGTGGGCCGTGGCGAGGCGGGGGCGTTCATCGCCGAGGGCCACACCTCGCCCGGCGGCCGGCTGCCGATGAACACCAACGGTGGCGGCCTTTCCTACACCCATACCGGCATGTACGGCATGTTCGCCATCCAGGAGGCGGTGCGCCAGCTCCGCGGCGAGGCGGCGGCCCAGGTGCCCGGCGTGGAGGTGAGCGTCGTGCTGGGCAACGGCGGCATGTTCGCCTCCGCCGCGACCCTCGTCCTGGCCAACCGCCTGCCCTGA
- a CDS encoding acetate--CoA ligase family protein, with the protein MSVQALFNPRSIALVGATDKSGWSVSTLLNLRTHGFPGPVHLVNPRGGVVHGQPAHRSLTDIPEPVDLAYVMVPTPAVLGVIEEGAKLGIRAYVVLTAGFGESGEAGARMEAEVAAFAREHGLTLLGPNGNGYINAAAGITPYGLPIPEPLLRGAVGVVLQSGALASSVLGFALARNVGVSLLTSMGNESVVTVTDVVDYLVDDPATKVIALFLETIRNPAEFSRVARRALEAGKPIVALKIGRSTLASRTAQAHTGALVGDDDVIDAALRQLGVIRVRSLEDLIITAGLLAATGPLPGRRVGVVTPSGGASEIIADRAEDEGLELPAFAPGTVARLAEIVPSFGTVQNPLDVTGYVLIDRTLLGRALEVVTADPGIDVVLLLSEPPKVAPPDPAPVFALYSASARRIAESPVPVVVVSNVLTDVTEFGRRVQRETGYPYVAGGIEHGLQAVAAAVRWSETRDRVLSRPAATPPAPSAVAQGAVGVWAEHRAAALLAGAGLPVVPSALARTADEAVAAAGGFGYPVVLKVAAEGLGHKSDVGGVRLDVRDAAAVERVHRELMEAVPDAAGVLVQPRRSGGIELLVGIVRDPAWGLTLAVGLGGVWVEVLRDAALRVLPADAAEIRRALTELRGAALLRGARGAEPADLDAVAEVVARIAAFAGSLGERLESLEINPLLVTGSRVEALDALVTWRD; encoded by the coding sequence ATGTCGGTCCAGGCACTGTTCAACCCGCGCTCGATCGCCCTGGTCGGCGCCACGGACAAGTCGGGCTGGTCGGTCAGCACCCTGCTCAACCTGCGGACGCACGGCTTCCCCGGGCCGGTGCACCTGGTGAACCCGCGCGGCGGCGTCGTCCACGGGCAGCCCGCCCACCGCAGCCTCACCGACATCCCCGAGCCCGTCGACCTGGCGTACGTCATGGTGCCCACCCCGGCGGTGCTCGGCGTGATCGAGGAGGGCGCCAAGCTCGGCATCCGCGCCTACGTGGTGCTGACAGCGGGCTTCGGCGAGTCGGGCGAGGCGGGCGCGCGGATGGAGGCCGAGGTCGCCGCCTTCGCCCGCGAGCACGGCCTGACCCTCCTCGGGCCCAACGGCAACGGCTACATCAACGCCGCCGCCGGGATCACCCCGTACGGGCTGCCCATCCCCGAGCCCCTGCTGCGCGGCGCGGTCGGCGTGGTGCTGCAGAGCGGCGCGCTGGCCAGCTCCGTGCTGGGCTTCGCGCTGGCCCGCAACGTCGGCGTCAGCCTGCTCACCTCGATGGGCAACGAGTCGGTCGTCACGGTCACCGACGTCGTCGACTACCTGGTGGACGATCCGGCCACCAAGGTGATCGCGTTGTTCCTGGAGACGATCAGGAACCCGGCCGAGTTCTCCCGCGTGGCGCGGCGGGCGCTGGAGGCCGGCAAGCCGATCGTGGCGCTGAAGATCGGGCGCAGCACGCTGGCCTCGCGGACCGCGCAGGCCCACACGGGCGCGCTCGTCGGCGACGACGACGTCATCGACGCCGCCCTGCGGCAGCTCGGCGTGATCCGGGTGCGCTCCCTGGAGGACCTGATCATCACGGCCGGCCTGCTGGCCGCCACCGGGCCGCTGCCCGGCCGGCGGGTCGGCGTCGTGACGCCCTCGGGCGGCGCGTCGGAGATCATCGCCGACCGGGCCGAGGACGAAGGGCTGGAGCTGCCGGCGTTCGCGCCCGGGACCGTGGCCAGGCTGGCGGAGATCGTGCCGTCGTTCGGCACCGTGCAGAACCCGCTCGACGTCACCGGCTACGTGCTCATCGACCGGACCCTGCTGGGCCGGGCTCTGGAGGTGGTCACCGCCGACCCCGGCATCGACGTGGTGCTGCTGCTGTCCGAGCCGCCCAAGGTCGCGCCGCCCGACCCGGCGCCGGTCTTCGCGCTGTACTCGGCGAGCGCGCGGCGCATCGCCGAGTCACCGGTACCGGTCGTCGTGGTGAGCAACGTGCTGACGGACGTCACCGAGTTCGGGCGGCGGGTGCAGCGGGAGACCGGCTACCCGTACGTGGCGGGCGGGATCGAGCACGGCCTCCAGGCCGTCGCCGCGGCGGTCCGCTGGTCCGAGACCCGCGACCGCGTTCTGTCCCGGCCCGCCGCGACTCCGCCCGCCCCCTCGGCCGTCGCCCAAGGGGCGGTCGGGGTGTGGGCCGAGCATCGGGCCGCCGCCCTGCTGGCCGGGGCCGGGCTGCCCGTCGTGCCGTCGGCGCTCGCCCGCACCGCGGACGAGGCGGTCGCGGCGGCCGGCGGCTTCGGCTACCCCGTCGTGCTCAAGGTGGCCGCCGAAGGGCTCGGCCACAAGAGCGACGTCGGCGGGGTCCGCCTGGACGTACGGGACGCCGCCGCGGTCGAGCGGGTCCACCGCGAGCTCATGGAGGCGGTGCCCGACGCGGCCGGCGTGCTTGTCCAGCCGCGGCGGAGCGGCGGGATCGAGCTGCTGGTCGGGATCGTCCGCGACCCCGCCTGGGGGCTGACGCTCGCCGTCGGGCTCGGCGGGGTGTGGGTCGAGGTGCTGCGGGACGCGGCGCTGCGCGTGCTGCCGGCGGACGCCGCCGAGATCCGCCGGGCCCTGACGGAGCTGCGCGGCGCGGCGCTGCTGCGCGGGGCCAGGGGCGCCGAGCCCGCCGACCTCGACGCGGTGGCCGAGGTGGTGGCCCGGATCGCGGCGTTCGCCGGGAGCCTCGGCGAACGCCTGGAGTCCCTGGAGATCAACCCGCTCCTCGTCACCGGCTCCCGCGTCGAGGCCCTGGACGCGCTGGTGACCTGGCGCGACTGA
- a CDS encoding VOC family protein, with amino-acid sequence MDLELDGLEVIFDHTAVAAPRIRDLLPIYGDLLGGRHLGGGGDNRVSGYRTLQLTYANGGKVELMEPLAGSSFFDSFFELTRGRGGVHHLNFHVNDLDAAVARLTARGFRLHGLNRADARWQEVFLHPKEAHGVLIQLAQPGFRDADEPRPGLEEVLAGRGRNGNGIPSP; translated from the coding sequence TTGGACCTGGAACTGGACGGCCTTGAGGTGATCTTCGACCACACGGCCGTGGCCGCGCCGCGCATCAGGGACCTGCTGCCGATCTACGGTGACCTGCTCGGCGGCCGGCATCTGGGCGGCGGGGGCGACAACCGGGTCAGCGGCTACCGCACCCTGCAGCTCACGTACGCGAACGGCGGCAAGGTCGAGCTGATGGAGCCGCTGGCGGGTTCGTCCTTCTTCGACAGCTTCTTCGAGCTCACCAGGGGCCGGGGCGGGGTCCACCACCTGAACTTCCACGTCAACGACCTGGACGCGGCCGTCGCCCGGCTCACCGCCCGCGGCTTCCGCCTGCACGGGCTCAACCGGGCCGACGCGCGCTGGCAGGAGGTGTTCCTGCACCCCAAGGAGGCGCACGGGGTGCTGATCCAGCTCGCCCAGCCGGGCTTCCGTGACGCGGACGAGCCGCGGCCCGGCCTGGAGGAGGTGCTGGCCGGACGGGGCCGCAACGGCAACGGCATCCCCAGCCCCTGA